The genomic region GAATGTTATGCAATCGGAAGAAGATCTGTTTACACATCAGGATACCCTAGCCAACTTACATGAAAATTTGCCGCTGACAGAAAAGTTACGCTTCTTGCATCAGACCATGCGCCAGGATTTTCCCTTTATTGATCGATTGGCAATTGCTTTATTTGACGAAAAAACCGAGATGCTCAAGACCTATACGCATAGCACAGAAGGCAATCAGAATCCAGTATCTACCTATGAGGCACCGTTGAGTGCAGCACCGTCACTATTGAGTATTATTGAGCATCGCCGCCCGCGGCTAGTACAAGATCTCAATATTTTTTCTCACGGCACCCATGAGCATACCAAGCGAGTAGCTGCTACGGGATACAAATCCAGCTATACAATGCCGCTTTATCAGAATGGTGTTTTCATAGGATTTCTTTTTTTTAATTCGCTGCAGGAACATCCATTCTCCCCTCAAACGCTGCGCCAGATTGATATTTACGGTCATTTAATCGCATTGATGGTTATCAGTGAATTGACTGCGATCCGCACTTTATTGGCTGCAGTACGCGCGGCTCGAAGTATGACGCATTATCGTGATCTTGAAACCGGCTCGCATATCGATCGAACGGCCCACTATGCACGCTTGATTGCGCGTGAACTAGCATCCCGTTATGGCATTACTGATGAACAGATCGAACACATATTCCTGTTTTCACCCATGCACGATGTGGGTAAGATTGGAATTCCCGATAATATTCTGCGTAAGCCAAGCAAATTAGATGCAGCAGAATTTGATATCATGAAAACGCATCCGGTAAAGGGGCGTGAAATTATCGATGCCGTGCTGGATGACTTTGGATTGAGCGCATTTGGTCACACCGACATCCTGCGAAACATCGCTGAATATCACCATGAGGCGGTGGATGGCAGTGGTTATCCCAATGGTTTAAAAGGTGAAGAAATTCCGATAGAAGCGCGCATCAGCGCTGTTGCGGATGTATTTGATGCATTGACTTCGCGCCGCTCGTACAAAGCAGCATGGAGTAATGAAGAAGCTTTTGCGGTACTGCGGCAAATGTCCAATTCCAAACTGGATTGGGATTGCGTTGAAGCATTAATCACTAATGCTGACAAGGTTCTGGAAATACAACAGCGCTTCCGCGATAACAATCTGATCTAGAAATCCAGAAAGCTAAAGCTTATTCGCCAAGCTTATCCTTATTAATCCAATGCTGTACCACCAAGCTTCCCACCATATCCCCCTCCACGTTGACCGCAGTACGCAGTGTATCGAGTATACGGTCAACAGGCAGCAATATCGCGATCGCTTCAACCGGCAATCCAACAGATTGCAGCACCACCACCATCGTTACCATACCCGCACTTGGAATACCCGGTGCACCGATTGCCGCCAGCATGGCAGTTACAAATACAATCAACTGTTGCGAAAAGCTGAGCTCAATGCCTACCAGATTAGCGATAAATAACGCTGCAACTGCTTCATACAGTGCGGTACCATCCATATTCATCGTCGCACCCAGCGGAATCACGAATCCGGCCACATCGCGTTTGACATGCAAATGCTGTTCAGCGCAGCGTAACGTAACTGGCAGCGTTGCAGCACTGGAGCTGGTTGCAAAAGCAGTGATCAACGCTTCGCGCGCACCCAGCCAGAATTTAAGTGGTGTCATACCCGTAGTCAGATAAAGAATCATTGGTAGTACCACCAATCCATGCAGCAAAGTCGTTCCTGATACTATTGCCACAAACTTAATCATCGTTAACAACAAACCGGCGTCTTGCGCAACCACTAACTGCAATACGAGAGCCATAATACCAAGTGGTGCCAGACGCATAATCCAACCCACTAACATCATGATTAACTCCAGGAACTCCTGCATTAATGTCAGGATGTTGCGATAACGTTCCCCACCCACTACCAAGGCAATGCCCAATAATAAAGCAAATATCACCACCGCTAGCACATTGCCTTGCGCTAAGGCAGCAATCGGGTTCTGAAACAGCGAGCGCAGGAATTGTGCAAAAAAATCAGGTAGCGACATTTGTGTCGCCTGAAAACCCTGCATTGCATCCTGAAACATCGTAATCTGTAGTTCGCCGCCAGGCTGCAACAAGTTAGCGGAAATCAATCCCAATATCACCGCCAGCATCATCGTGGCAATGAAGAAAATCAACGCTATTTGCCAGACGCGGTTCATTTTTCGATGGGAACGTAAATTGGCCACGCCAACAACAATCGATGTAAACACCAGTGGAATCAATACCATCCGCAATAAATCGGTAAATAATGTACCCGCCAATTTTGCGATGTATAACCCACTTTGTACAATTACCGATTGTTGTTCCAGCGCTGCAAGCCAGAAACCCAGCAATGCACCGGTAACAACACCGAGCAAAATTTGGTTATTCAGTGATATTGCGTGCATGGACTGGTTACACCCAATTCTTACCGATCAGAAAATCCGTATATAATTTCTCCTCAGCGCTGCTTGCCATCGGCCTCCAGTCATAGCGCCATTTCACAATCGGGGGCAAAGACATCAGAATGGATTCAGTACGGCCGCCCGTTTGCAAACCAAATAAAGTTCCACGATCCCACACCAGATTAAATTCCACATAACGCCCGCGGCGATAAGCCTGAAAATCCCGCTCATTTTCGCCGTAGGGTGTATCTTTGCGTTTCTCCAGTATGGGACGATAGGCGTTGAGGAAGTTTTCACTCACATTGCGCATAAGTTTAAAGCAGGAATCAAAGTCAGGTTGATTCAAATCATCGAAGAATACACCGCCGATACCACGCGGCTCTTTACGATGCTTCAAATAAAAATACTCATCGCACCATTTTTTAAAGCGTGGATAATAATCATCACCAAAAGGTTGCAATGCCTGCTTGCAAGTCTGATGAAAATGAATCGCATCTTCTTCATACCCATAATAAGGTGTCAAATCCATACCACCGCCAAACCACCAAACGGGCTCAGCGCCATCCTTACGTGCTTCGAAGTAGCGTACATTCATATGCACGGTTGGCGCATAAGGATTGCGCGGGTGCAACACCAGTGACACACCCATCGCTTCAAACGAACGACCTGCTAATTCGGGACGAGCAGCGGTAGCTGAGGCAGGTAATCCGGCTCCATAGACATGGGAAAAATTGACGCCACCACGTTCTAATACATTTCCTTCTTCAATGACACTACTCATGCCACCACCGCCTTCCGGGCGATCCCACTGATCCTGTTTGAACATTTTACCGTCCACCTGTTCCAGCCCGTTAACGATGCTGTGTTGCAAATTAATAAGAAATTCTTTGATTCGTGGTGTGTTCATGCAAGCTCCTGATTTTATTTTGTTGGTCTGATCAAAATTCGTATGTACCGGACATTGTTTTATTTTGAAAGGCTTTAGACTGACAGATACAATCTGCTGGTTTAGAAAAATTTTAAGAAGCGGTAAATTAAGTGATTATTACATCGTAAAAATAATTCATTGTTTCTGCAGTGATGTTCCTGCCAGCAAAACAATCCTGTTATTAAGTAAAAATCGTAACACGATTAACTATCGATATGGCATTTTCAGGCAGTAATTTATCGTTACCAGGCAGTCCTTAAAAACAAGTTCTTAGGTAGAGTGGAAGTGGATAAAAGTTTTTTTGGTAGCAAACGGCAATGCAGTTGTTACGGCAAACGCAAACGTATTCGTGGCATATTAGCATCGAATCGGTATTGGGTGTGATTTGAGGGAGATGGCAGAGTGTATGCCGAGAACAAGACTGTAAGTGATTGACTTGATAAATGATGATATTAGGTAAGATATTAATTAAAAGTGTTATTTTTACCATGTGGATTGCCTTGTCCCATTAGCAATTGAGAAATTGATAAACATAACTATTTACCGAGTCAGCAGTACTACGATAGGTATATCAACAACTGTAACCGCCACTGCCCAAGGCGACATCGAACCAACTTGCAATTAATCTTAGGGCGTCTGAAAGTTGTAATCGATTGACCAGTATAACGTCAGAGCTATAAAAAAACCCAGCACACCTATAAGGAAGAGAAGATGATGTGCTGGGTTAGGGGTGCGTGAGGGCTTATTTTCACGCAAGTAGGAGTCAAAAATGAAACAAGCATTGGTATAGTACCTGATAATTTATTCAATTACAAACAATTCTCATTATCATTTATAAATGAAACTTCACCCTTCAATCGGACGATATGGATTTTCTAGATGAATTAAAACCCCATTAGAGGGATTGAAGGACTTTCACATTGTTAGGGCAACACTGATCTATTCGATCACATCGAATAGAGTTGCAGAGGTTTGATAAAAATACATGGCTATAGATAAAAATGGAATAGAGCGATGCAATCAAGCTTTTCTGACCTGGAATATGCGGCAAGAAGAAACAAACCCGACGAGATCGTTTTTCGGATGAAATTGAAGCTGCAACACTTTGGGCTGTTAATCAACATGCAAAAATTACCAGAGAAAGGGTGAAATCAACATTGAAAAGTTTCCACTCTATGGATGAGAAAATCCGACATTTAGTCGGAGTACCCTGGAGTGATAACAATGGAACACATAGCCGAAATCAGGCGCCGACATTTCATAAGCAAAGAAAGCATCAGTGCGATTGCAAATAGTCTGAGCCGATCACGTCAAACGGTTCGAAAGGCATTAAGAAGTGATGCGGAACCTATATATCAACGTAAAATTCAACCGACACCGAATGACCTGGTCAAGTAAGGGGGGTAGATATACCCAGGGGTAGTAGTGCCAGGAAAAAATGTCACAATTTGTAATTGCCAAGTTTTAAAAATCATATTAATTGAAAAAAAAATTAGTATGACGAAATTAGGTAAGAAAACTTAAACAGATTCTTATTGATTGATAATAGAAAGTTGATTTTGGGTGAGGAATTATGCTTATTGGATTTTCCCTTCTAGATTATTGTCTGCTCATCAACTAGTTTAATTTAGTTTGTATCGCATCTACTAAAGAATCTAATAAAGGGAAATTGGCTGCAAAAGATGATTTGGCTGGCTCAAAGTCATCTGACACTTTTGTTTTTAACTCCACCAAGAATCGATTGATTACTATATTAGTTTTTTTATTCTGATATAGATATTTACGTACTTGAATCATAAAAGGAGAGGCGGTATTCAAAGAGATGCCACATTCTTCATTCGTAAAAGTTTTGTTATAAATTTCACGAACCTTATTTTCCATAAAATTTACACCTAGCACGTCTTCAATTGTAGCGCCATGGATTAAACCTCCAACAAGGTCTCGTAAGGTAACAACATTATCTGTAGAGTAAGAACCACCAATTTTTATAATATTTTCTTTAAATTTCTTTCCATTTTCGTCATCATCAAGAATAACTAATAGAGAAATGTCCGTATCATTTAATTTTGAAGCAAGAGTGTCAATATTGCTGCCGTGTCCGTTTGTAACACTATAATTGTCCACGCCTTTAATTGTAAATGCTTTTTTCAAGATTTCTTTATCAGAAGCTCCTTCTACAAGAATGCTGTGAGGATTCAGTAAATCTTTATAAACTTCTATACCAAACGCCTCTCTGAGAACTTCGTCATCAACAATGCTAGTGTATTGGTCAAGCTCTTTTTTTTCAGTTAAGGCTGATTTGTTTTTTCGAATAATGACATTTCTTGCTTTATCTTTTCTATCCACTAAAAAAGGAGAATGTGTTGAAACAAATAGATAGTTGTTTTCTCCAATAGCAAGTAATTCATTTCTAAGATCACGTATTCCTGATGGGTGTAGGTGAGCTTCCGGCTCATCAATTAGAATCAAATTATTTTTACTTTCTGACGTCCTTGTTTCAATTGAAAGAGAAAGAATCAATGACATAAATTGCTTGAACCCCTCGCTTCTAACGGACATCTCGTGATAATTATGCTCATTTGCTTTACCACCATCACGAATAGAAACAATACACGATCCATTTTCAGTAATTTCTATATCTATCAGAATATCGTGTTTCCATATTTTCTTTATGTATATTGTTGCCCTTTCACTTAAAGTCCCTGCCAACTTTCTTCTTAATGACGTATTGGATATTTTGTTAATTTCTGACTTAATACTATCTGTGCAGTTAAATCCGGCAATATAAAATATATGCTTCAACGGAATATTAGAGTTTATATTTGCTTTAAAGGAATTTAAATCAACTTCGGATACCAAGTACTTCTCAGATGGTCGCCATAAAGAGACATAAGGTTCGTGTTTGCTAATAACCTCTGCTATTTTCGAAGAAAAGTATTTTTTAAAAATTTCCGGGGTTAGCTCTACATAAGATTTTTCTGCATCATTCGTTTTAGAGAGAATAAACACATCGGTCGTTACAATTTGACCTTTTGTGTTTGCTAAGCTTTTCTGAGTTTTCTTAATAAATATTTTTTTAGCTAGCTTCTTTATATCAAATGAAAAATATTCAGAGAAAGTACTTTCTCCTTTCTGTAAATAAACATTTTTGATAATATTTTCTAACTCAAAATCCAAAAGATCCCCGTTCTCAGTAACTTCTACTACCGCATCAACATATGTTTGCTTTTGTTCAAATTCTAGCGAGAACCAAATATCAATAGAATCGCTGGTTTCATCTTTTTGGTTATGAATTGCATTAAAGTCAAACTCTCCATTTGGAGTAGATAAATAAGACATTG from Nitrosomonas ureae harbors:
- the hemF gene encoding oxygen-dependent coproporphyrinogen oxidase, producing the protein MNTPRIKEFLINLQHSIVNGLEQVDGKMFKQDQWDRPEGGGGMSSVIEEGNVLERGGVNFSHVYGAGLPASATAARPELAGRSFEAMGVSLVLHPRNPYAPTVHMNVRYFEARKDGAEPVWWFGGGMDLTPYYGYEEDAIHFHQTCKQALQPFGDDYYPRFKKWCDEYFYLKHRKEPRGIGGVFFDDLNQPDFDSCFKLMRNVSENFLNAYRPILEKRKDTPYGENERDFQAYRRGRYVEFNLVWDRGTLFGLQTGGRTESILMSLPPIVKWRYDWRPMASSAEEKLYTDFLIGKNWV
- a CDS encoding dicarboxylate/amino acid:cation symporter, coding for MHAISLNNQILLGVVTGALLGFWLAALEQQSVIVQSGLYIAKLAGTLFTDLLRMVLIPLVFTSIVVGVANLRSHRKMNRVWQIALIFFIATMMLAVILGLISANLLQPGGELQITMFQDAMQGFQATQMSLPDFFAQFLRSLFQNPIAALAQGNVLAVVIFALLLGIALVVGGERYRNILTLMQEFLELIMMLVGWIMRLAPLGIMALVLQLVVAQDAGLLLTMIKFVAIVSGTTLLHGLVVLPMILYLTTGMTPLKFWLGAREALITAFATSSSAATLPVTLRCAEQHLHVKRDVAGFVIPLGATMNMDGTALYEAVAALFIANLVGIELSFSQQLIVFVTAMLAAIGAPGIPSAGMVTMVVVLQSVGLPVEAIAILLPVDRILDTLRTAVNVEGDMVGSLVVQHWINKDKLGE
- a CDS encoding HD domain-containing phosphohydrolase, which gives rise to MQSEEDLFTHQDTLANLHENLPLTEKLRFLHQTMRQDFPFIDRLAIALFDEKTEMLKTYTHSTEGNQNPVSTYEAPLSAAPSLLSIIEHRRPRLVQDLNIFSHGTHEHTKRVAATGYKSSYTMPLYQNGVFIGFLFFNSLQEHPFSPQTLRQIDIYGHLIALMVISELTAIRTLLAAVRAARSMTHYRDLETGSHIDRTAHYARLIARELASRYGITDEQIEHIFLFSPMHDVGKIGIPDNILRKPSKLDAAEFDIMKTHPVKGREIIDAVLDDFGLSAFGHTDILRNIAEYHHEAVDGSGYPNGLKGEEIPIEARISAVADVFDALTSRRSYKAAWSNEEAFAVLRQMSNSKLDWDCVEALITNADKVLEIQQRFRDNNLI
- a CDS encoding ATP-dependent nuclease, with translation MKITKIKIENFKSIKEIEFILKKYGNSHTVMLVGVNESGKSNILEAMSYLSTPNGEFDFNAIHNQKDETSDSIDIWFSLEFEQKQTYVDAVVEVTENGDLLDFELENIIKNVYLQKGESTFSEYFSFDIKKLAKKIFIKKTQKSLANTKGQIVTTDVFILSKTNDAEKSYVELTPEIFKKYFSSKIAEVISKHEPYVSLWRPSEKYLVSEVDLNSFKANINSNIPLKHIFYIAGFNCTDSIKSEINKISNTSLRRKLAGTLSERATIYIKKIWKHDILIDIEITENGSCIVSIRDGGKANEHNYHEMSVRSEGFKQFMSLILSLSIETRTSESKNNLILIDEPEAHLHPSGIRDLRNELLAIGENNYLFVSTHSPFLVDRKDKARNVIIRKNKSALTEKKELDQYTSIVDDEVLREAFGIEVYKDLLNPHSILVEGASDKEILKKAFTIKGVDNYSVTNGHGSNIDTLASKLNDTDISLLVILDDDENGKKFKENIIKIGGSYSTDNVVTLRDLVGGLIHGATIEDVLGVNFMENKVREIYNKTFTNEECGISLNTASPFMIQVRKYLYQNKKTNIVINRFLVELKTKVSDDFEPAKSSFAANFPLLDSLVDAIQTKLN